GTGGCCCTTGCCCTGCCTCATCTGATAGCTGGTGGCTGGCCCCCAAGACTTGGAACACTCTGCCCAGACTCCTTCCCAGGATGCCCCTTGATCTGCTGGTCTCAACCTAAGCCCATCTCTCTGCCTATCTCACCCCCTCTGTGAGAGGAAATTCCATCctttctttaaggcaatctttaTCTCTGAAGCCTCACCCAATCCCAAGCTGAACTGGTTTTTCCTCTATGGGAGTTCTGAGACCTGGACCCCACTGGTCTGCTGGCTGGTGTGTGTGTCTTCCCTGTCACCCTGTGCTCCATGCACCATCTCCCAGTAGCTTTCATATGTCAGGTTAATATAGGAAATGTTCACAATTAAGGGGAAAACAGGCTGCCCTTTCCTCAGTGTAAATTATTGAGTGATACCAGCCAAGTCACAAAGAGGAAGGGTACACTGTCatggggaggggctgggtgggctgggctggggatcCTGAGGGAAAACCTAATCCTCTGATTGTCTTCTGTATTGTAAGGACCTGCAGTATCATCTTAGCCATGTGTTTCCTAGGTCCAAAGCACCAACACAATCATTCCTGTAGAGTCTTAGAAGGATCAGTGTGTGGAGAGGACAAGCACTGAGttctctgcctccctccacccAGGTGCTTTTTGCTTCCCAGCACCTCTGGGAGACACTTACCCACCAAATGGCAGCAAACACCCACACAGCTCTGGCAGAGCTTGTCCTGCAGGGCTCCTCAGAATACCCCCAGCTCCAGGGTGTCTTCTctgctctcttcttcctcctttaccTGATGGCTCTCACAGGGAATGGCCTCATCCTCATGGCCATCTGCCTGAATCCATTCCTGCACACAGCAACATATTTCTTTCTCATCAACCTTCCCATCTTAGATATTGTCTGCATGTCCACCATTCTCCCCAAGTTGCTGGAGGACCAGGTGGGCAAGGGCAGCACCATCTTCTACCAGGACTGCATGACCCAGCTCTTCTTCCTGACATGGTTTCTGAGGGCAGAGCTATTGCTGCTCACACTCATGGCCTGTGactgctatgtggccatctgccagcCCCTGCAGTATCACATGCTGATGAGCAGGCCCCTCTGTGTCCTGCTGGCAGGCAGTGTCTGGGAAGTCAGTGGGGTCAGCACCTCTGTGCCCACTGGCTTGATGGCACAGCTAATGTTCTGTGGCTCCAGACAAATCCATCACTTTCTGTGTGAAGTCCCCACATTGCTGCTGCTTGCCTGTGGCCCAACATGCCTGAGCAACAACATGATTGTTTTCACAGATGTTTACTTTGGGCTGGTCAACTTCCTGCTCACCATGGTATCCTATGGCTTCATTGTCACCAGAATCCTGCACATCCACTCAACTGAGGGCAAGC
The genomic region above belongs to Choloepus didactylus isolate mChoDid1 chromosome 26 unlocalized genomic scaffold, mChoDid1.pri SUPER_26_unloc1, whole genome shotgun sequence and contains:
- the LOC119525702 gene encoding olfactory receptor 13A1-like → MAANTHTALAELVLQGSSEYPQLQGVFSALFFLLYLMALTGNGLILMAICLNPFLHTATYFFLINLPILDIVCMSTILPKLLEDQVGKGSTIFYQDCMTQLFFLTWFLRAELLLLTLMACDCYVAICQPLQYHMLMSRPLCVLLAGSVWEVSGVSTSVPTGLMAQLMFCGSRQIHHFLCEVPTLLLLACGPTCLSNNMIVFTDVYFGLVNFLLTMVSYGFIVTRILHIHSTEGKHWAFSTCSSHLLVVCIYYSTGILHLHPPGSGSSMENGKVVAIMYKAVSPMQCSQPPHCGERM